In Nicotiana tabacum cultivar K326 chromosome 21, ASM71507v2, whole genome shotgun sequence, one DNA window encodes the following:
- the LOC107783207 gene encoding auxin-responsive protein IAA27: MSIPIENHVSSMESEKKSKDLNFKATELRLGLPGSESPKRDNSNGVKDLDFFPSGAKRGFCDTMNGNSETWSFGSEVNLGEDCGFINSPKGVKVGSKILGSNSNAVKEAAPKSPKPVQEKKAMSSSNNVHGVAPAAKAQVVGWPPIRSFRKNMVSNNPPETEEDANGKLLAGCHYVKVSMDGAPYLRKVDLTTYNSYNDLSSALEKMFSCFKDGQCETRDISSSDGLNESKLVDLLHGSEYVLTYEDKDGDWMLVGDVPWEMFTESCKKLRIMKSSNANGLAPRAIEKCKNR; this comes from the exons ATGTCAATACCAATAGAGAACCATGTTTCTTCAAtggaaagtgaaaagaaaagtaaagactTGAACTttaaagccactgaactaaggcTAGGCTTACCTGGTTCTGAGTCACCAAAGAGGGACAATAGCAATGGGGTTAAAGATTTGGATTTTTTTCCTTCTGGAGCTAAAAGGGGGTTTTGTGACACTATGAATGGGAATTCTGAGACATGGAGTTTTGGTTCTGAGGTTAATTTGGGTGAAGATTGTGGCTTTATTAACTCTCCTAAAGGTGTCAAAGTTGGAAGCAAGATTCTTGGTTCTAATTCTAATGCTGTGAAAGAGGCTGCTCCAAAATCACCAAAACCAGTTCAAGAGAAAAAGGCTATGAGTTCTAGTAATAATGTACATGGGGTTGCTCCAGCTGCaaa GGCACAAGTAGTAGGATGGCCGCCAATTCGATCTTTTAGGAAGAATATGGTTAGTAATAATCCTCCAGAGACCGAGGAAGATGCAAATGGTAAGCTATTAGCAGGTTGTCATTATGTCAAAGTTAGTATGGATGGTGCCCCTTACCTGAGGAAGGTTGATCTTACGACCTACAACAGCTATAATGATCTTTCTTCAGCATTGGAGAAAATGTTCAGTTGCTTCAAAGATG GTCAATGTGAAACTCGAGACATTTCTAGCAGTGATGGACTAAACGAAAGCAAATTGGTGGATCTTCTACACGGATCTGAATACGTTCTTACTTACGAAGACAAGGATGGTGATTGGATGCTTGTCGGTGATGTCCCATGGGA GATGTTCACAGAGTCTTGCAAGAAGCTGAGGATCATGAAGAGTTCAAATGCAAATGGTCTAG CTCCAAGAGCCATAGAGAAATGCAAAAATCGTTAG